The following coding sequences lie in one Musa acuminata AAA Group cultivar baxijiao chromosome BXJ1-8, Cavendish_Baxijiao_AAA, whole genome shotgun sequence genomic window:
- the LOC135680645 gene encoding putative 3'(2'),5'-bisphosphate nucleotidase, mitochondrial isoform X2, with the protein MTFFLLQPPSRLPLPRFRAPFSRPPFSSSCKTFATIRSSLPFLPEKAKFYGELEAAVDVVERACRLCVDVKKSLLSDKGRILEKNDQTPVTIADFGVQALISLELKRLFPSIPLVAEEDSGFLRSNSGDLQRVHGHDGNSLVNLVLTAVADKATGADDPLTSDVVLEAIDRGGKDAVSFDAQPATYWVLDPIDGTRGFLKGNDALYVVGLALVVDGKIVLGVMGCPNWKVDILSSGIHHRKPGDCETGIIMIAHEGCGTWTRRFFYGMDKFLSMQGGWQQCFVDSCYMVHEARFCIPDSQTWDLIPLSAFFSSTVDDTKDRDRGTILLLPTCCGSLCKYLMVASGRASVFILRARAQTSIKVWDHAVGVICIQEAGGKVTDWIGTELDLAADEAGRRIIYPSGT; encoded by the exons ATGACGTTCTTCCTCCTTCAACCGCCCTCGCGGCTTCCCCTCCCTCGATTCCGTGCTCCCTTCTCTCGTCCgcccttttcttcttcttgcaagACCTTCGCCACCATCAG GTCGAGCCTTCCCTTCCTTCCGGAGAAGGCCAAGTTCTACGGAGAGCTGGAAGCTGCCGTCGATGTTGTGGAGAGAGCTTGCCGCCTCTGCGTCGAT GTGAAGAAGTCGCTGCTGTCCGATAAAGGCCGGATTCTTGAAAAGAACGATCAGACGCCTGTAACAATCGCGGACTTTGGCGTGCAAGCGCTGATCAGCTTGG AGCTGAAGAGACTTTTTCCATCTATACCATTGGTGGCCGAAGAAGACTCCGGTTTCTTAAGATCAAATTCTGGAGATCTGCAGAGAGTTCATGGCCACGATGGTAACTCCCTTGTGAACTTGGTGTTGACTGCAGTTGCTGATAAAGCCACTGGTGCTGATGATCCTTTAACTTCTGATGTTGTGTTGGAGGCTATTGATAGAGGGGGGAAGGATGCAGTCTCTTTTGATGCACAGCCTGCTACTTATTGG GTGCTTGACCCCATTGATGGTACTCGGGGTTTCTTGAAGGGCAATGATGCACTATATGTG gtGGGCTTGGCTCTTGTTGTTGACGGAAAAATTGTACTAGGTGTGATGGGCTGTCCGAACTGGAAAGTAGACATTCTTTCATCTGGGATTCATCATAGGAAACCTGGTGACTGTGAAACAGGGATAATCATGATTGCTCATGAAGGCTGTGGAACATGGACAAGGAGATTTTTTTATGGCATGGACAAATTTTTAAGCATGCAGGGTGGTTGGCAGCAATGCTTTGTCGATAGCTGTTATATGGTGCATGAGGCACGTTTTTGTATCCCTGATAGTCAAACCTGGGATTTAATTCCCCTGTCAGCATTTTTTAGTTCAACTGTTGATGATACCAAAGATAGAGATAGAGGAACGATTCTTCTATTGCCAACTTGTTGTGGCAG CTTGTGCAAGTACCTTATGGTGGCATCTGGAAGAGCTTCTGTTTTCATTCTGCGAGCCAGGGCTCAAACCAGTATTAAG GTTTGGGATCATGCTGTAGGAGTTATCTGCATACAGGAAGCAGGAGGAAAA GTCACGGATTGGATTGGAACTGAGCTAGACCTTGCAGCTGATGAAGCAGGCCGGAGAATCATATACCCGTCAG gtacctaa
- the LOC135680645 gene encoding putative 3'(2'),5'-bisphosphate nucleotidase, mitochondrial isoform X1: protein MTFFLLQPPSRLPLPRFRAPFSRPPFSSSCKTFATIRSSLPFLPEKAKFYGELEAAVDVVERACRLCVDVKKSLLSDKGRILEKNDQTPVTIADFGVQALISLELKRLFPSIPLVAEEDSGFLRSNSGDLQRVHGHDGNSLVNLVLTAVADKATGADDPLTSDVVLEAIDRGGKDAVSFDAQPATYWVLDPIDGTRGFLKGNDALYVVGLALVVDGKIVLGVMGCPNWKVDILSSGIHHRKPGDCETGIIMIAHEGCGTWTRRFFYGMDKFLSMQGGWQQCFVDSCYMVHEARFCIPDSQTWDLIPLSAFFSSTVDDTKDRDRGTILLLPTCCGSLCKYLMVASGRASVFILRARAQTSIKVWDHAVGVICIQEAGGKVTDWIGTELDLAADEAGRRIIYPSGGVLVTNGRLHNQLLEMISSNFHVIRHA, encoded by the exons ATGACGTTCTTCCTCCTTCAACCGCCCTCGCGGCTTCCCCTCCCTCGATTCCGTGCTCCCTTCTCTCGTCCgcccttttcttcttcttgcaagACCTTCGCCACCATCAG GTCGAGCCTTCCCTTCCTTCCGGAGAAGGCCAAGTTCTACGGAGAGCTGGAAGCTGCCGTCGATGTTGTGGAGAGAGCTTGCCGCCTCTGCGTCGAT GTGAAGAAGTCGCTGCTGTCCGATAAAGGCCGGATTCTTGAAAAGAACGATCAGACGCCTGTAACAATCGCGGACTTTGGCGTGCAAGCGCTGATCAGCTTGG AGCTGAAGAGACTTTTTCCATCTATACCATTGGTGGCCGAAGAAGACTCCGGTTTCTTAAGATCAAATTCTGGAGATCTGCAGAGAGTTCATGGCCACGATGGTAACTCCCTTGTGAACTTGGTGTTGACTGCAGTTGCTGATAAAGCCACTGGTGCTGATGATCCTTTAACTTCTGATGTTGTGTTGGAGGCTATTGATAGAGGGGGGAAGGATGCAGTCTCTTTTGATGCACAGCCTGCTACTTATTGG GTGCTTGACCCCATTGATGGTACTCGGGGTTTCTTGAAGGGCAATGATGCACTATATGTG gtGGGCTTGGCTCTTGTTGTTGACGGAAAAATTGTACTAGGTGTGATGGGCTGTCCGAACTGGAAAGTAGACATTCTTTCATCTGGGATTCATCATAGGAAACCTGGTGACTGTGAAACAGGGATAATCATGATTGCTCATGAAGGCTGTGGAACATGGACAAGGAGATTTTTTTATGGCATGGACAAATTTTTAAGCATGCAGGGTGGTTGGCAGCAATGCTTTGTCGATAGCTGTTATATGGTGCATGAGGCACGTTTTTGTATCCCTGATAGTCAAACCTGGGATTTAATTCCCCTGTCAGCATTTTTTAGTTCAACTGTTGATGATACCAAAGATAGAGATAGAGGAACGATTCTTCTATTGCCAACTTGTTGTGGCAG CTTGTGCAAGTACCTTATGGTGGCATCTGGAAGAGCTTCTGTTTTCATTCTGCGAGCCAGGGCTCAAACCAGTATTAAG GTTTGGGATCATGCTGTAGGAGTTATCTGCATACAGGAAGCAGGAGGAAAA GTCACGGATTGGATTGGAACTGAGCTAGACCTTGCAGCTGATGAAGCAGGCCGGAGAATCATATACCCGTCAGGtggtgtgcttgtgacaaatggaAGATTACACAACCAGCTACTGGAGATGATCTCATCCAATTTCCATGTCATTCGACATGCATAA
- the LOC135680647 gene encoding chlorophyll a-b binding protein CP29.2, chloroplastic-like — protein sequence MASSTAAATSPFLGTRLPEHSLAKAVGRFQARFGFGSKKSRPKKAKAPPTSDRPLWFPGAKAPEWLDGSLVGDYGFDPFGLGRPVEYLQFDFDSLDQNLAKNPSGDVIGTRTESVDVKSTPFQPYSEVFGLQRFRECELIHGRWAMLATLGALVVEWLTGVTWQDAGKVELVEGSSYLGLPLPFNITTLIWIEVLVIGYIEFQRNAELDPEKRLYPGGKYFDPLGLAADPEKKPSLQLAEIKHGRLAMVAFLGFAVQAAVTGKGPLNNWATHLSDPLHTTIIDTFSSSS from the exons ATGGCCTCCTCCACAGCAGCCGCCACCTCCCCGTTCTTGGGCACCCGCCTACCCGAGCACAGCCTCGCCAAGGCGGTCGGCCGGTTCCAGGCCCGGTTCGGATTCGGCAGCAAGAAGTCCCGGCCCAAGAAGGCCAAGGCGCCACCGACGTCGGACCGGCCGCTGTGGTTCCCGGGCGCCAAGGCACCGGAGTGGCTCGATGGCTCGCTCGTCGGCGACTACGGATTCGACCCCTTCGGCCTGGGCAGGCCGGTCGAGTACCTTCAGTTCGACTTCGACTCGCTGGACCAGAACCTGGCGAAGAATCCGTCCGGAGACGTGATCGGGACCCGGACGGAGAGCGTCGACGTGAAATCCACCCCCTTCCAGCCGTACTCTGAGGTGTTTGGGCTGCAGCGGTTCCGCGAGTGCGAGCTCATCCACGGTCGGTGGGCCATGCTCGCCACCCTCGGCGCCCTCGTCGTCGAATGGCTCACCGGCGTCACTTGGCAGGATGCTGGCAAG GTAGAGTTGGTGGAGGGCTCCTCGTACCTCGGCCTCCCTCTCCCCTTCAACATCACCACGCTGATATGGATCGAGGTGCTGGTGATCGGCTACATCGAGTTCCAGAGGAACGCGGAGCTCGACCCCGAGAAGAGGCTGTACCCAGGCGGCAAGTACTTCGACCCCCTCGGCCTGGCGGCCGACCCCGAGAAGAAGCCCTCCCTGCAGCTGGCGGAGATCAAGCACGGCCGCCTCGCCATGGTCGCCTTCCTGGGCTTCGCCGTCCAGGCCGCCGTCACCGGCAAGGGCCCCCTCAACAACTGGGCCACCCACCTAAGCGATCCACTTCACACCACCATCATCgacaccttctcctcctcctcttaa